The DNA sequence TGCAGGCGTCAAGAATTATCAAACAGTTTGATGAGGTGAAAATGGTGGTCGGAAAAACGGGTTCCGCTGAGGTTCCTACAGATCCGATGCCACCTGAAGCAACCGATATGATTGTTGTATTAAAACCGCAAAGTGAATGGAAAACTAAGAAGTCCTATAATGAGCTTGCAGATGAGATCAGTGAGAAACTGGAAACGATTCCCGGGGTATTCTTTGAAAAAAACCAGCCTATTCAGATGCGTTTCAATGAACTGATGACCGGTATCAGACAGGATGTTGCTGTGAAAATTTTCGGAGAAAACCTTGATTCCTTAGCTGTGTATGCAGATAAAGTTGGGAAAATCATTCAGACAGTGGACGGAGCTACAGCCCCTCAGATTGAAAGAGTTAGTGGCCTTCCACAAATCAATGTTCAGTATGACAGAACAAGAATTGCCAATTACGGATTGAATATTGAGGATGTCAACAATGCAGTAAGTACAGCGTTTGCAGGAAAAGCTGCCGGACAGGTTTTTGAAAATGAAAGACGTTTTGATCTGGTAGTCCGTCTGGATAGTCTTCACAGAACGGATATCTCAGATGTGAACAACCTGATGATTACTTCCGGTACAGGAGCACAGATTCCATTATCGCAGGTCGCGAATATCAGTTATAAACTTGGACCTGCACAGATCAGCCGTGAACAGGGAAAACGTAGAATTGTCATCGGATTCAATGTAAAAGACCGTGATGTGGAAAGTGTGGTGAAAGATATTCAGGCAAAACTGAATAAAGTGAAACTTCCTTCCGGATATTACTTTACCTACGGAGGACAGTTTGAAAACCTTCAGGAAGCCAGCAAACGTCTGATGATCGCTGTTCCAGTATCATTGCTTCTTATTTTTATGCTGTTGTATTTTACTTTCCGTTCATTCAAACAGGCTGCATTGATCTTTACAGCCATTCCTATGAGTGCAATCGGTGGTGTATTTGCGCTTTTAGTGAGAGATATGCCGTTCAGTATCAGTGCCGGGATCGGATTTATTGCACTTTTTGGAGTTGCAGTACTGAACGGAATTGTTTTGATCGGAACATTCAACCAATTAGAAAAAGAAGGGGAAAGCGATATTCTGAAAAGAGTATTTGATGGAACAAAAACCAGATTGAGACCGGTATTAATGACTGCAACAGTAGCTTCTTTAGGATTTTTACCGATGGCTATTTCTACAGGTGCGGGTGCTGAAGTACAAAAACCATTGGCAACAGTGGTGATTGGTGGTCTGGTGACAGCTACTTTCCTTACGTTATTCGTTTTGCCGATGCTGTATATCATTTTTAACACAAAGATTTTGAAAAGAAGAAATAACAATACGGGAATGTTTACAGCAGTTCTTGTTGTAGGATTCATGATGCTGGGACAGACTTTTAAAGCACAGTCCAGACCTATCTCTGTGGAACAGGCGGTAGAGCAGGCGGTGAGCAATAACTTAACCCTGCAGTCAAAAGATCTGAGCATTAAATCTGCTGAAGCATTAAGACCCACAGCAAAAGAACTTCCCAAATTAAGCTTTGAAGCTCAGCTTGGACAATACAACAGTCCGAAGTTTGACCAATCGTTTGCTATTTCACAGAGTATTCCTTTTCCCACTTTGTTTAAAGCAAGAAAAGACTTAATCAATGAAAATATTAAAAGCAAACAGATTGATAAAGAAATCACAGCCAATGAGCTGATAAAGCAGGTACGAACCTATTATTATCAGATTGAATATCTCCAGTATAATAAAGCTCAGCTAACCAGTCTGGATAAATATTATGAGGAATTTATCAGAATCGCGACCGTAAGATTCAAAGCAGGTGATATCAAAAAGATTGAAATCAGTACCGCAGAAACCCAGAAAGGAGAAATTGATCTGCTACTCAGACAGAATGAAGTATATCTGAATAACGCTTATAAGAATTTAAAAACTCTGATGAACACTTCAGAAGATATTGAAGTTCCTTTTAATAAAGATTATGCCCCTTTAAAAGCAGAAAATGTACTCGACAGTGCTGTAGTTGTCAACAATCCTACAGTAAAAGCTTTTTATCAGGAAATGGAAATTGCAGAAAAAAATAAGAAAGTTGAAAAATCACTTGGGCTTCCTGATTTCAGCTTAGGATATACCAATCAGTCTTTGATAGGCTTCCATACTGTTAACGGACAGGAAAATTTTTATAATTCAGGAAAACGTTTTCAGTCGGCAACAGTAGGAGTAGCAATTCCTTTGACGTTTGGCGCAACCAAAGCAAGAATTCAGGCTCTGGAATATGACAGACAGGTTGCAGAAACCAATGCAAAAATGCAGCAGAAACAACTTTCAGCACAGTTGGACAATGCTTTTAGCCAGTACCAGCAGGATATTCAGCAGTATGATTATTATACAAGTCAGGCATTGCCTAATGCTGATAAAATTGTAAAAGCAGCCCAGTTGGGATATAAAACAGGAGAAATTTCCTATGTGGAATATCTTTTTGCCCTCCAGACTGCTACCAATATTCAGTTGAAATACCTTGAATCTATCCAGCAGGTAAACCAATCTGTAGTGACCATTAATTCAATCATTAATAAATAATATGAAAGCGCTGAAATACAATATCAGACAAAATACATTCTTAGATATGAAACTCAAATATAATATCATACCTCTTATCCTGATTTCACTATTACTGACAAGTTGTGGAAAAAAAGAAGCCGCAGAAGAAAAGGCTCCTGAAAAAACAGAGCAGAAAGAATCTGCCCACGAAGAAGGTCCACAAACTATAGCCTCGCTTACAGAAGATCAGATGAAGTCTGTAGGAGTTGCTTTGGGAACAGTAGAAATGAAAGAACTGACCTCTACCATAAAAGCGAATGGTCTTCTCAGTGTTCCGAATAGTAATAAAGCAACCATTACTTCCCTGTACGGAGGAATTATCAAAACCATCAATATTCAGGTTGGAAGTATCGTGAAGAAAGGACAAGTTATCGCAACCATTGCCAATCCGGAATACATCCAGCTTCAGGAAGATTATCTGACCACAAATAGCAGAATTACTTATGCGGAACAGGAATACAGAAGACAAAGAGAACTTTTTGATAATGATGCAGGAGCGAAGAAAAACCTTCAGAGTG is a window from the Chryseobacterium indologenes genome containing:
- a CDS encoding CusA/CzcA family heavy metal efflux RND transporter — encoded protein: MLDKIIKFSIKNKVIIGLMTLVLIIWGTWSATRLPIDAVPDITNNQVQIITVCPTLAGQEVEQLVTFPIEQSIANVPDIQETRSISRFGLSVITVVFKENVDVYFARQLINEQLKNAVEEIPKGVGTPELAPVSTGLGEVYQYILHPKKGSEKKYNAKELRTMQDWIVRRQLNGTPGVAEINSFGGELKQYEVAIDPNRLKAMGTSITEIFTALEKNNQNTGGAYIDKKPNAYFIRGIGLVTSLEDIKNIAVKNETGSVPIFIKDVADVRLGSAVRYGALTYDGKVDAVGGVVMMLKGANSNEVVSNIKAKIPTIQKSLPDDVIIEPFLDRTDLVDRAINTVQKNLIEGALIVIFVLVVFLGNLRAGLIVASAIPLSLLFALGMMNVFGVSANLMSLGAIDFGLIVDGAVIIVEATLHHLGVRKSVRALTQSEMDEEVFLSASKIRSSAAFGEIIILIVYIPILTLAGVEGKMFTPMAKTVGFAILGALILSLTYIPMMSALFLSKKISHKETFSDKMMNRLQKVYQPLLQKAIKVKYIIVSATAVVFLISAFIFKNLGGEFIPQLQEGDFAFHCILPQGSSLSQSIETSMQASRIIKQFDEVKMVVGKTGSAEVPTDPMPPEATDMIVVLKPQSEWKTKKSYNELADEISEKLETIPGVFFEKNQPIQMRFNELMTGIRQDVAVKIFGENLDSLAVYADKVGKIIQTVDGATAPQIERVSGLPQINVQYDRTRIANYGLNIEDVNNAVSTAFAGKAAGQVFENERRFDLVVRLDSLHRTDISDVNNLMITSGTGAQIPLSQVANISYKLGPAQISREQGKRRIVIGFNVKDRDVESVVKDIQAKLNKVKLPSGYYFTYGGQFENLQEASKRLMIAVPVSLLLIFMLLYFTFRSFKQAALIFTAIPMSAIGGVFALLVRDMPFSISAGIGFIALFGVAVLNGIVLIGTFNQLEKEGESDILKRVFDGTKTRLRPVLMTATVASLGFLPMAISTGAGAEVQKPLATVVIGGLVTATFLTLFVLPMLYIIFNTKILKRRNNNTGMFTAVLVVGFMMLGQTFKAQSRPISVEQAVEQAVSNNLTLQSKDLSIKSAEALRPTAKELPKLSFEAQLGQYNSPKFDQSFAISQSIPFPTLFKARKDLINENIKSKQIDKEITANELIKQVRTYYYQIEYLQYNKAQLTSLDKYYEEFIRIATVRFKAGDIKKIEISTAETQKGEIDLLLRQNEVYLNNAYKNLKTLMNTSEDIEVPFNKDYAPLKAENVLDSAVVVNNPTVKAFYQEMEIAEKNKKVEKSLGLPDFSLGYTNQSLIGFHTVNGQENFYNSGKRFQSATVGVAIPLTFGATKARIQALEYDRQVAETNAKMQQKQLSAQLDNAFSQYQQDIQQYDYYTSQALPNADKIVKAAQLGYKTGEISYVEYLFALQTATNIQLKYLESIQQVNQSVVTINSIINK